A DNA window from Methanothermobacter sp. contains the following coding sequences:
- a CDS encoding DUF6282 family protein yields MRSRGYSIELCVSGMFDFSLSEHIKLEGLVDTHIHTAPDVRDRFMNDIELASAALREGMEAVVIKSHTEPTSGRAALTSEVTGMRVIGGVTLNTSVGGLNPDAVHAAAMMGGRFVWLPTVSVGRAEGDLDGVIAAVAEHDMILGTGHLKPPEIFHVLDLAADYGVGKIIINHPLTGVVGATLEEQREMSRRAYLEHCLVACMPRHDGLDFERIVESVRYVGAERCIMATDFGQGHNPSPIVGMKQFIYLMKKHGFSHSDITMMCRDNPLELIS; encoded by the coding sequence TTGAGGTCCAGAGGATACTCGATTGAGCTGTGTGTGAGCGGAATGTTTGACTTCAGCCTCTCGGAGCACATTAAACTTGAGGGACTTGTGGACACCCATATCCACACAGCCCCGGATGTGAGGGATAGATTCATGAATGACATTGAACTTGCTTCCGCCGCACTCAGGGAGGGTATGGAGGCTGTTGTGATAAAGAGTCACACCGAACCCACCTCAGGGAGGGCTGCACTGACCTCTGAGGTTACAGGGATGAGGGTCATTGGGGGCGTTACACTGAACACGTCGGTGGGGGGCCTCAACCCGGATGCGGTCCATGCCGCCGCCATGATGGGCGGAAGGTTCGTCTGGTTACCCACGGTCTCGGTGGGGAGGGCTGAGGGTGACCTTGATGGTGTTATTGCTGCTGTTGCTGAACATGACATGATCCTGGGAACTGGACACCTGAAGCCCCCTGAGATATTCCATGTGCTTGACCTTGCTGCAGATTATGGTGTCGGTAAAATTATCATCAACCATCCACTGACGGGTGTTGTGGGTGCCACCCTGGAGGAGCAGAGGGAGATGTCAAGGCGGGCTTACCTTGAGCACTGCCTTGTGGCCTGCATGCCCCGCCATGATGGGCTTGACTTTGAACGCATAGTTGAATCTGTGAGGTATGTTGGTGCGGAAAGGTGCATAATGGCTACTGACTTCGGGCAGGGTCACAATCCATCCCCCATTGTAGGCATGAAGCAGTTCATATACCTGATGAAGAAACATGGATTTTCTCACTCAGATATAACGATGATGTGCCGGGATAACCCCCTTGAACTGATATCCTGA
- a CDS encoding TIGR00288 family NYN domain-containing protein → MRSFEKLTSLKEYIPIKKKEGGEKNIGLLVDGPNMLRKEFSLNLDLVRKIMSEYGNMRVGKVLLNQYASDKLIEAIVNQGFTPIVVAGDTDVYMAVEAMELIYNPNIDIIALMTRDADFLPIINKAKENGKDTIVIGAEPGFSAALQNSADHAIILKPENGRPRKGHVAGEN, encoded by the coding sequence ATGCGAAGTTTTGAAAAACTGACTTCCCTTAAGGAATACATTCCCATCAAGAAAAAGGAGGGCGGTGAAAAAAACATTGGCCTTCTTGTGGATGGGCCGAACATGCTCAGAAAGGAATTCAGTCTGAACCTGGACCTTGTAAGAAAGATAATGTCTGAATACGGGAATATGCGTGTTGGAAAGGTTCTTCTGAACCAGTACGCCTCTGATAAACTGATAGAGGCCATTGTGAACCAGGGCTTTACCCCAATTGTCGTGGCTGGAGATACAGATGTCTACATGGCTGTTGAGGCCATGGAACTGATATACAACCCTAATATTGATATAATAGCCCTTATGACACGCGACGCTGATTTTCTACCCATAATAAACAAGGCAAAGGAAAATGGTAAGGATACAATTGTGATAGGTGCCGAGCCAGGTTTCAGTGCTGCACTTCAGAATTCTGCGGACCATGCCATAATCCTTAAACCGGAGAATGGCAGACCAAGGAAGGGACATGTTGCAGGGGAAAACTGA
- a CDS encoding TIGR03576 family pyridoxal phosphate-dependent enzyme produces MFHDHLNEVKRREHALQMIGERISSEGREGIYDLTGLSGGFPLEVEDIGLLETYVGPAVFEERLQIAGREHMGGEMVAAFNRTSSAILASILELAEPDSMVVHYLPELPSHPSIPASTKLAAARYHETDDFTEDIPENTSLVVVTGSTMDHRVVDEAELQQVIERAHLEGVPVLVDDASGARLRTVLFNQKRACDLGADLAVTSTDKLMHGPRGGLLAGRSDLVERVKSRAYRFGLEAQPPLIAAMVRALESFDPSEILNALERKGYLLEALRDLNVEETPTGIMIKPDSLEKLYDSTYSGDEIGVALSMLLLSDHGIITIPAVGMPGASKTLRFDLSSRDAERLEPELLRGAIEDAVDKLSGIIRDREMMKKLIFGS; encoded by the coding sequence ATGTTCCATGATCACCTGAATGAGGTTAAGCGCAGGGAACACGCCCTCCAGATGATAGGGGAGCGTATTTCCAGCGAGGGCCGTGAGGGAATATATGACCTCACGGGTCTTTCAGGGGGCTTTCCCCTTGAGGTAGAGGATATTGGTCTCCTTGAGACGTACGTGGGGCCGGCGGTCTTCGAGGAGAGACTCCAGATAGCTGGCAGAGAGCACATGGGCGGCGAAATGGTGGCTGCCTTTAACAGGACAAGCAGCGCAATACTTGCATCCATACTGGAACTTGCAGAGCCTGATTCAATGGTTGTGCACTACCTCCCGGAACTCCCATCCCACCCATCCATCCCGGCAAGCACCAAACTGGCAGCAGCCAGGTACCATGAGACAGATGACTTCACCGAGGATATACCCGAAAACACATCTCTCGTGGTCGTAACAGGTTCGACAATGGACCACAGGGTTGTTGATGAGGCGGAGCTCCAGCAGGTAATTGAAAGGGCCCACTTGGAGGGGGTACCGGTACTTGTGGATGACGCATCAGGCGCCAGGCTGAGGACGGTTCTATTTAACCAGAAGAGGGCATGTGACCTGGGAGCAGACCTTGCAGTCACAAGCACAGATAAACTGATGCACGGGCCAAGGGGAGGTCTTCTCGCAGGAAGATCCGACCTTGTTGAGCGGGTTAAATCAAGGGCCTACCGGTTCGGACTTGAGGCCCAGCCACCACTCATCGCTGCAATGGTGAGGGCACTGGAGAGCTTCGACCCATCTGAAATTCTCAACGCCCTTGAAAGGAAGGGATACCTTCTTGAGGCTCTAAGGGACCTCAATGTGGAGGAGACACCCACAGGGATAATGATAAAACCTGATTCACTGGAGAAACTCTATGATTCCACATACAGCGGTGATGAAATCGGTGTGGCCCTTTCAATGCTGCTTCTTTCTGACCATGGAATAATAACCATACCCGCTGTGGGGATGCCCGGGGCATCAAAGACACTGAGGTTTGACCTGTCATCAAGGGACGCAGAGAGGCTTGAGCCTGAACTTCTGAGGGGGGCAATTGAGGACGCAGTGGATAAACTTTCCGGCATCATCAGGGACAGGGAAATGATGAAGAAACTTATCTTCGGTTCATGA
- the rtcA gene encoding RNA 3'-terminal phosphate cyclase, producing the protein MDGSEGEGGGAVVRVSTALAALESRRIRIYNIRARRPMKGLSHQHLTAVRAIAEISNGKLRGDELGSMELEFSPGRVSGGKFEFDIKTAGSTGLVLQAIMIASTASTGELDVTVRGGTDVLWAPTADYLREVTLPILGMMGYTAKLELIERGYYPEGGGVVNVTIEPSALRPLVLESAEIHCIRGVSHSRNLPIHVAERQAESARRILERTGLDVDISVEDASGSLGRGSGITLWAEGNTRLGATALGKPGKRAELVGADAAEELLGFIESGRALDRYMGDQIIPYMAIAGNSRVATSELTLHAETNIMLAEKITGRKFRVDGEHGGPAMIEAL; encoded by the coding sequence ATTGATGGATCAGAGGGCGAGGGTGGGGGAGCCGTTGTAAGGGTATCCACAGCCCTCGCAGCCCTGGAATCACGCAGGATAAGGATATACAATATCAGGGCCCGCAGGCCAATGAAGGGACTCTCACACCAGCACCTCACTGCCGTGAGGGCAATTGCAGAGATAAGCAATGGCAAACTCAGGGGGGATGAACTCGGTTCAATGGAACTTGAATTTTCACCGGGACGTGTTAGTGGCGGGAAATTTGAATTTGACATAAAAACCGCTGGAAGCACGGGACTTGTCCTCCAGGCCATAATGATAGCCTCCACAGCCTCCACTGGTGAACTGGATGTAACCGTGAGGGGCGGCACAGATGTCCTCTGGGCACCCACAGCAGACTACCTCAGGGAGGTGACGCTCCCCATCCTTGGTATGATGGGTTACACCGCAAAACTTGAGTTAATTGAGAGGGGCTACTATCCCGAGGGTGGGGGTGTGGTCAATGTAACTATTGAGCCATCCGCCCTCAGACCTCTGGTACTTGAAAGTGCTGAAATTCACTGTATAAGGGGTGTTTCCCACTCCAGGAACCTTCCGATTCACGTTGCTGAGAGGCAGGCGGAATCAGCAAGGAGGATCCTTGAGAGAACAGGACTCGATGTGGACATAAGTGTTGAGGACGCCTCCGGTTCACTGGGGAGGGGCTCGGGCATCACACTCTGGGCTGAGGGCAACACAAGGCTCGGTGCCACTGCACTGGGAAAACCAGGAAAGAGGGCAGAACTGGTTGGGGCAGATGCCGCAGAGGAACTCCTGGGCTTCATAGAATCTGGAAGAGCCCTTGACAGGTACATGGGCGATCAGATCATCCCCTACATGGCCATTGCAGGAAATTCAAGAGTGGCCACCTCTGAACTTACACTGCACGCGGAGACCAATATAATGCTTGCAGAAAAGATAACCGGAAGGAAATTCCGGGTGGATGGTGAACACGGGGGGCCAGCCATGATCGAGGCCCTCTGA
- a CDS encoding biotin--[acetyl-CoA-carboxylase] ligase has protein sequence MEDYYDPCEVEVKTRYIGHELKCFDEVDSTNNVAKRMAEDGAPEGTVVIARTQSRGRGRRGKPWISPQGGIWMSIILRPEVHPSKAPLLTLVTGVAVARTLKDECGLDVGIKWPNDILIGDKKVCGILTEAHARFNTLEYVVVGVGIDTNVDISHFPEELREGATSIKNELQRDIKSSELISRFLKKFEEVYDSFKEGRMDEILREWRKMSKTIGRRVEIRKQLGEIVHGEAIGINSEGALILELDDGTLRKIISGECIHL, from the coding sequence ATGGAAGATTACTATGATCCATGCGAAGTTGAGGTAAAAACCAGGTACATAGGGCATGAATTGAAATGCTTCGATGAGGTGGACTCCACCAACAACGTGGCCAAGAGGATGGCAGAGGATGGCGCCCCGGAGGGTACAGTTGTAATTGCAAGGACCCAGTCCCGTGGAAGGGGTAGGCGGGGCAAACCCTGGATATCACCCCAGGGCGGGATATGGATGTCCATCATACTCAGACCGGAGGTTCACCCATCAAAGGCACCCCTCCTAACACTGGTCACAGGTGTTGCAGTTGCCAGGACACTGAAGGATGAATGTGGCCTTGATGTGGGAATAAAGTGGCCCAATGATATACTCATCGGAGATAAAAAGGTATGTGGAATACTCACAGAGGCCCATGCAAGGTTCAACACACTCGAATACGTGGTTGTAGGTGTTGGAATCGACACCAACGTGGATATCAGCCACTTCCCGGAGGAACTCAGGGAAGGGGCTACCTCCATTAAGAATGAACTCCAGAGGGACATAAAATCCAGTGAACTGATATCAAGGTTCCTTAAAAAGTTTGAGGAGGTCTATGATTCCTTCAAGGAGGGTAGAATGGATGAAATTCTAAGAGAATGGAGGAAGATGTCAAAGACCATCGGCAGACGTGTTGAAATAAGGAAGCAACTTGGTGAAATCGTCCATGGTGAGGCCATCGGCATCAACAGTGAGGGTGCCCTCATACTGGAACTGGACGATGGAACGCTCCGCAAAATAATATCCGGCGAGTGCATACACCTCTGA
- a CDS encoding acetyl-CoA carboxylase biotin carboxylase subunit — protein MFSKILVANRGEIAIRVMRACRELGIKSVAVYSEADKNALFTRYADEAYEIGKPSPSQSYLRIDRIIDVAEESGAEAIHPGYGFLAENPKLGEECEKHGIKLIGPKGSVIEAMGDKITSKKLMKKAGVPVIPGTDKGVSDPDEAAEIADSIGYPVIIKASAGGGGIGMRTVYEEDELIRAMESTQSVAASAFGDPTVYIEKYLEKPRHIEFQVMADEHGNVIHLADRECSIQRRHQKLVEEAPSPIMTPELRERMGSAAVKAAEYIGYENAGTVEFLYSNGDFYFLEMNTRIQVEHPITEVITGVDLVKEQIRVASGEELSCRQEDITIRGHAIECRINAEDPLSDFAPNPGKITGYRSPGGIGVRVDSGVYMNYEIPPFYDSMISKLIVWGMDREEAINRMRRALSEYIILGVRTTIPFHKAIMKNDAFQRGELHTHFVDEYRRGIDAEMQKIVKEDQEMVERLHSTFLPSKKVAAISAAIGAYMHSRGG, from the coding sequence ATGTTCAGCAAAATCCTCGTTGCAAACCGTGGTGAAATAGCAATAAGAGTTATGCGCGCATGCAGGGAGCTCGGGATAAAAAGCGTGGCTGTTTACTCCGAAGCCGATAAGAATGCGCTCTTTACAAGGTACGCCGATGAGGCATACGAAATAGGTAAACCATCCCCATCCCAGAGCTACCTGAGAATAGACAGGATAATCGATGTGGCCGAGGAAAGCGGTGCCGAGGCCATCCATCCAGGTTACGGTTTCCTGGCAGAGAACCCTAAGCTTGGGGAGGAGTGTGAGAAACACGGAATCAAACTTATAGGTCCCAAAGGTTCCGTCATCGAGGCCATGGGGGACAAGATAACATCAAAGAAACTCATGAAGAAGGCAGGGGTCCCTGTCATCCCGGGAACCGATAAGGGTGTGAGTGACCCGGACGAGGCCGCTGAGATAGCTGATTCAATCGGCTACCCGGTCATCATAAAGGCGTCAGCAGGTGGGGGTGGAATAGGCATGAGGACCGTCTACGAGGAGGACGAACTCATAAGGGCCATGGAATCCACCCAGTCTGTGGCGGCATCAGCATTCGGGGATCCAACGGTTTATATAGAGAAGTACCTTGAGAAGCCCCGTCACATTGAATTCCAGGTGATGGCAGATGAACATGGAAACGTTATCCACCTTGCAGACAGGGAATGCTCAATACAGAGGCGGCACCAGAAACTGGTGGAGGAGGCACCATCACCCATCATGACCCCTGAACTGAGGGAAAGGATGGGTTCAGCCGCAGTTAAGGCCGCCGAATATATAGGTTATGAGAACGCAGGTACTGTTGAGTTCCTGTATTCAAACGGGGACTTCTACTTCCTTGAGATGAACACCAGGATACAGGTTGAGCACCCAATAACCGAGGTGATCACCGGCGTGGACCTTGTTAAGGAACAGATAAGGGTCGCCTCAGGTGAGGAGCTCTCCTGCAGACAGGAGGACATAACAATAAGGGGCCATGCAATTGAGTGCAGGATAAATGCAGAGGACCCCCTATCAGATTTCGCCCCGAACCCCGGTAAGATCACAGGTTACAGGTCCCCCGGTGGAATAGGGGTCAGGGTTGACAGCGGGGTTTACATGAACTATGAGATACCACCATTCTATGACTCCATGATATCCAAACTCATAGTGTGGGGAATGGACCGTGAGGAGGCAATAAACAGGATGCGGCGTGCCCTCAGTGAGTACATCATACTGGGCGTCAGAACCACAATCCCCTTCCACAAGGCAATAATGAAAAATGATGCATTCCAGAGGGGAGAACTTCACACACACTTCGTGGATGAATACAGGCGGGGTATAGACGCTGAGATGCAGAAGATCGTCAAAGAGGACCAGGAGATGGTTGAACGCCTCCATTCAACATTTCTCCCATCAAAGAAGGTTGCAGCAATATCTGCAGCCATAGGAGCATACATGCACTCAAGAGGGGGGTGA
- a CDS encoding METTL5 family protein, with the protein MRRKRHLEMLLERIPPHPNPDPGLEQYLTPAHVAAEVLWAARAMGDIEGRTVADLGCGTGILGIGAALLGAERVYCVDVDAAALEVAEDVAEDLDLGNIQFIEADIRDHGDLVRVTGRVDTVIQNPPFGSQERADRGADRVFMEAASAMGRVVYSFHMAGSEDFVRRYYEGLGGRVTHRLPVKFPIRHTYSFHRMEVSNVDVVVVRVVFG; encoded by the coding sequence ATGAGGAGAAAGAGACACCTTGAGATGCTTCTTGAACGCATCCCTCCCCACCCCAACCCCGACCCGGGTCTTGAACAGTACCTCACCCCGGCACATGTGGCCGCGGAGGTCCTCTGGGCAGCCAGGGCCATGGGGGATATTGAGGGAAGAACCGTCGCGGACCTTGGATGCGGTACTGGCATCCTGGGCATTGGGGCGGCACTTCTTGGCGCAGAGAGGGTTTACTGTGTGGATGTAGATGCAGCTGCACTTGAAGTTGCAGAGGATGTGGCTGAGGATCTGGACCTGGGAAACATCCAGTTCATAGAGGCAGATATCCGTGATCATGGGGATCTGGTTAGGGTCACAGGGAGGGTTGATACCGTAATCCAGAATCCCCCCTTTGGTTCACAGGAAAGGGCTGATAGGGGCGCCGACAGGGTTTTCATGGAGGCGGCATCAGCCATGGGGAGGGTTGTGTACTCATTCCACATGGCAGGCTCTGAGGACTTTGTGAGGCGCTACTATGAGGGTCTGGGGGGGAGGGTGACCCACAGACTCCCTGTTAAATTCCCGATACGCCACACCTACAGTTTCCACAGAATGGAGGTCTCCAATGTGGATGTTGTGGTGGTGAGGGTTGTTTTTGGGTGA
- a CDS encoding putative RNA uridine N3 methyltransferase, producing the protein MNRVDLSIFIPDSLTAETGDLKIKTYKVGLIGRAAAIFGVNRIVIYHDDADGEAGFIRDILNYMDTPQYLRRKVFPIMKELKHVGILPPLRTPHHPTGKPVAGEYRQGLTVKRVKKGTLVDIGADKLALCREKLTVNRVMSFRVIRLGKEILIEPDEPEDIYWGYEVLSTEQGLSKSLKTLDADVVVATSRYASPITSILDEVKSKVEGAPRVAILFGGPYKGLPEIDADVWVNTIPGQCTETVRTEEAVLATLSVFNMLTQIDEK; encoded by the coding sequence ATGAATAGAGTAGATTTGTCCATATTTATCCCGGATTCGCTGACGGCAGAGACAGGGGATCTCAAAATAAAGACCTACAAGGTGGGTCTTATTGGAAGGGCTGCAGCGATATTCGGGGTTAACCGCATAGTGATCTATCACGATGATGCAGACGGAGAGGCAGGATTTATCAGGGATATCCTGAACTATATGGATACCCCCCAGTACCTTCGCAGGAAGGTTTTCCCGATAATGAAGGAGTTGAAACATGTGGGTATACTCCCACCTCTGAGAACTCCTCATCACCCAACTGGAAAACCCGTGGCTGGAGAATACAGACAGGGATTAACAGTCAAAAGGGTAAAAAAAGGAACTCTTGTGGATATTGGCGCAGATAAACTTGCACTGTGCAGGGAAAAACTCACCGTAAATAGGGTAATGAGTTTCAGGGTTATCCGGCTGGGTAAGGAAATACTGATAGAGCCAGATGAACCAGAGGATATATACTGGGGATATGAGGTTCTGAGCACCGAACAGGGCCTCTCAAAGAGCCTGAAAACATTGGATGCCGATGTTGTGGTGGCAACATCAAGGTATGCTTCGCCCATTACTTCTATTCTGGATGAAGTAAAGTCAAAGGTGGAGGGCGCCCCCAGGGTGGCCATCCTGTTTGGCGGTCCTTACAAGGGATTACCAGAGATCGATGCGGATGTGTGGGTTAACACCATTCCAGGACAGTGTACAGAAACTGTAAGGACTGAAGAGGCTGTTTTAGCTACTCTCTCAGTATTCAATATGCTAACTCAGATTGATGAAAAATGA
- the rpl3p gene encoding 50S ribosomal protein L3 — translation MARHHQPRKGSVAFSPRKRAARETPRVKSWPQVDEPGLLALAGYKAGMTHVMMVDNQKNSPTEGMEVSTPVTILEVPPLTVMAVRAYEKTSRGLKTLGEVLATETKDDLRRKLTPPAEDYDQEAAIERIRSNMEYVADVRVIVHTNPRLASVPKKKPEVFECGLGGKTPEEKFEYALGVLGKDVRASEIFSEGAFVDAIAVTKGKGFQGPVKRWGIRIQYGKAARSSKGRHIGSLGPWTPSRTMWTVPQAGQMGYHRRTEYNKQILKIGDASEADQVNPSGGFVRYGLVRNDYVMVKGSVPGPTKRLVVLRKAIRAAGKQEEAPQINYISTASKQGV, via the coding sequence ATGGCTAGACATCATCAACCAAGAAAAGGATCAGTTGCATTCAGTCCAAGAAAAAGGGCGGCAAGGGAAACCCCCAGGGTCAAGTCATGGCCCCAGGTGGATGAACCTGGACTTCTTGCCCTGGCAGGCTACAAGGCAGGGATGACCCACGTAATGATGGTTGATAACCAGAAAAATTCCCCTACAGAGGGGATGGAGGTTTCAACTCCAGTCACAATACTTGAGGTCCCACCCCTAACCGTGATGGCCGTTAGGGCCTATGAAAAGACAAGCAGGGGCCTTAAGACCCTTGGAGAGGTCCTGGCCACCGAGACAAAGGACGACCTCAGAAGGAAGCTCACCCCACCTGCAGAGGACTACGACCAGGAGGCCGCAATCGAAAGGATAAGGTCAAACATGGAATACGTTGCAGACGTCAGGGTTATTGTACACACAAACCCCAGACTTGCAAGCGTGCCCAAAAAGAAACCTGAGGTCTTTGAGTGCGGCCTTGGAGGTAAGACCCCTGAGGAGAAATTCGAATACGCACTGGGGGTCCTCGGCAAGGATGTGAGGGCATCAGAGATATTCTCCGAGGGAGCCTTCGTTGATGCCATAGCCGTGACTAAGGGTAAGGGATTCCAGGGTCCCGTTAAGAGATGGGGTATAAGGATACAGTACGGTAAGGCTGCAAGAAGCAGTAAGGGGAGACACATAGGGTCACTGGGTCCATGGACACCATCAAGGACCATGTGGACAGTTCCACAGGCAGGGCAGATGGGCTACCACAGGAGGACCGAGTACAACAAACAGATACTCAAGATCGGTGACGCCAGCGAGGCAGACCAGGTAAACCCCAGCGGCGGATTCGTAAGGTACGGTCTTGTCAGGAACGATTATGTAATGGTTAAGGGGTCAGTTCCAGGCCCAACAAAGAGGCTTGTGGTGCTCAGGAAGGCCATAAGGGCTGCAGGTAAGCAGGAAGAGGCACCCCAGATAAACTACATCAGCACAGCATCAAAACAAGGAGTATAA
- the rpl4p gene encoding 50S ribosomal protein L4 → MKIKVYSLEGEAIDEMELPEIFNEEFRPDVIKRAVLSAQTARVQPWGPDPMAGKRTSAKSYGAGRGVAMVPRIKNGSRAAFVPQAVGGRRAHPPRPQKNYHERINRKERRLAIRSAVAATARRDLVEARGHRIENVPQVPLVVDDELSTIKRTADTREVFRKLGIMDDIVRAKEGKKIRAGKGKMRGRKYRTPRGPLIVVSEDKGIALGARNHPGVDVVTVENLNAELLAPGTHPGRLTVFTRSAIEKLEGLFQ, encoded by the coding sequence ATGAAGATCAAGGTTTATTCCCTAGAAGGTGAAGCCATAGATGAAATGGAACTTCCTGAAATTTTCAATGAGGAGTTCAGGCCCGACGTGATAAAGAGGGCTGTTCTATCAGCACAGACCGCGAGGGTACAGCCATGGGGTCCAGACCCAATGGCGGGTAAAAGGACCTCTGCCAAGTCCTATGGTGCCGGGCGCGGTGTTGCAATGGTTCCACGTATAAAGAATGGTTCAAGGGCAGCCTTCGTTCCCCAGGCGGTTGGAGGTAGAAGGGCCCACCCACCGAGGCCACAGAAGAACTACCATGAGAGGATAAACAGAAAGGAAAGGAGACTGGCAATAAGGTCAGCTGTTGCAGCAACAGCCAGGAGGGACCTTGTGGAGGCAAGGGGTCACCGGATAGAGAATGTGCCCCAGGTGCCCCTGGTGGTTGACGATGAACTCTCCACAATCAAAAGGACAGCGGATACAAGGGAAGTCTTCAGGAAACTCGGAATCATGGACGACATCGTGAGGGCAAAGGAAGGTAAAAAGATAAGAGCTGGAAAGGGAAAGATGAGGGGAAGGAAGTACAGGACACCCAGAGGTCCACTCATAGTTGTGAGCGAGGATAAAGGTATTGCGCTGGGCGCAAGAAACCACCCTGGTGTGGACGTTGTTACAGTGGAAAACCTCAACGCAGAACTCCTCGCACCTGGAACCCACCCTGGAAGACTGACCGTCTTTACAAGATCAGCAATAGAAAAACTTGAGGGACTCTTTCAGTAA
- a CDS encoding 50S ribosomal protein L23, with protein sequence MDPYAVIMKPHVTEKSMNLIDQNNELAFVVMRKSTKKDVRRAFEELFAVKVERVNTQITPRGQKIAYIKLAKEHSAEDIAVKLGVF encoded by the coding sequence ATGGATCCATATGCTGTTATCATGAAGCCACATGTCACAGAAAAGAGCATGAACCTTATAGACCAGAACAACGAGCTGGCATTTGTGGTTATGAGAAAAAGCACAAAAAAGGATGTTAGAAGGGCATTCGAGGAACTCTTTGCAGTTAAGGTTGAGAGGGTTAACACCCAGATAACCCCAAGGGGCCAGAAGATTGCCTACATAAAACTGGCAAAGGAACACAGTGCAGAGGATATAGCTGTTAAACTGGGAGTATTCTAG
- a CDS encoding 50S ribosomal protein L2, with protein MGKRLISQRRGRGTPTYRSASHRFKGKIKYRAYDSLESDGCLRGKVVDIMHDPGRTAPVALVKFENGEKNLILAPEALMLDEEIECGAKAKVKPGNSLPLSEIPEGTPIYNIENRPGDGGKLVRSSGTYASLITHDADKAVIELPSGELKALNPQCRATVGVVAGGGRREKPFLKAGKKYHALRAKGKKSVTVRGVAMNAVDHPHGGGNRQHPGRPTTVSRHAPPGRKVGSIAARRTGKRR; from the coding sequence ATGGGAAAAAGGTTAATATCACAGAGGAGAGGAAGGGGAACTCCCACTTACAGAAGTGCATCCCACCGCTTCAAGGGCAAAATAAAATACCGTGCATACGACTCCCTTGAAAGTGACGGATGTCTCAGGGGAAAGGTCGTTGACATAATGCACGACCCTGGAAGGACAGCCCCTGTGGCCCTTGTGAAATTTGAAAACGGTGAGAAGAACCTCATACTCGCACCTGAGGCTTTAATGCTTGATGAAGAGATTGAGTGCGGGGCAAAGGCAAAGGTCAAACCTGGAAACTCACTTCCACTCAGTGAAATTCCAGAGGGGACACCCATATACAATATTGAAAACAGACCAGGAGACGGAGGCAAACTGGTGAGGTCCTCCGGTACCTACGCTTCTCTAATCACCCATGATGCTGACAAGGCGGTTATTGAACTCCCATCAGGTGAACTCAAGGCACTCAACCCACAGTGCCGGGCAACCGTCGGTGTCGTTGCTGGAGGAGGAAGAAGGGAGAAACCATTCCTCAAGGCAGGTAAGAAGTACCATGCCCTCAGGGCCAAGGGTAAGAAGTCAGTTACAGTCAGGGGTGTTGCCATGAACGCAGTGGACCACCCACACGGTGGTGGAAACAGACAGCACCCAGGTAGGCCAACAACTGTCTCAAGGCATGCTCCTCCAGGAAGGAAGGTTGGTTCAATAGCTGCCAGAAGAACAGGGAAAAGGAGATAA
- the rpsS gene encoding 30S ribosomal protein S19, whose translation MARKEFRYRGYTLEELQEMPLDDVIKLFPSRQRRSLKRGFLPRQKKVLEKIRKIKKEGKTEGRPPVIRTHCRDMIVLPEMVGMTFGIHNGNEFVEVTIQPEMIGCYFGEFAPTRKKVEHGDPGMGATRSSMFVPLK comes from the coding sequence TTGGCACGTAAAGAATTTAGGTATCGCGGCTACACCTTGGAAGAACTGCAGGAGATGCCACTTGACGATGTAATCAAGTTGTTCCCATCAAGGCAGAGGAGATCCCTCAAGAGGGGATTCCTACCAAGGCAGAAGAAGGTACTTGAGAAGATAAGGAAGATAAAAAAAGAGGGAAAGACTGAGGGAAGACCACCGGTCATCAGGACACACTGCAGGGACATGATAGTGCTGCCTGAGATGGTTGGGATGACCTTCGGCATCCACAACGGAAACGAATTTGTGGAGGTCACAATCCAGCCAGAAATGATCGGCTGCTACTTCGGTGAATTTGCACCTACAAGGAAGAAGGTTGAGCACGGAGATCCCGGTATGGGAGCTACAAGATCCTCAATGTTCGTGCCTCTTAAATAA